The Brassica oleracea var. oleracea cultivar TO1000 chromosome C6, BOL, whole genome shotgun sequence genomic interval TACACAAAACACAAGTACAAAAGTTATACAACCCGTGATACACTAAACAACAAGAACATGACTCAATGAACTGACACTCTTCTTGACCGGTGACACTCTTGTGAAAAAAGAAAACAGTCCATGACAAGTGACGCCAATGCTACACGCCAATGCTCCACTTGTGACCAACAACAAGTTCAGTACAAGTGACGCCAATGCTCCATGCCTGAAAGAAACAAGAAGATGAATCAATAACCAGATTGCTTAAATCAGAGACATAAATATCTCAAGAACAATGACCAATGAGAACATAAATATTACAAGAACATAGAACACGAGCAAGAACAAATAGAGAACTAGTTCAGTTAACCTAAAACAAAGAACCTAAAACAGAGAACAAGCAACAACAAATTAAGTTAACCAAAAATAAATAGAGAACTAATTCACTTAACCTAATTAGCCATCAACTCAAGAATGAGCTTCTTCTTCATCACCTAGTGGTCCTTGCTTTGCAATCAGACTGTCAAGTAGCTTAATCTTCCCAAGCCTCTCCTTTGTATCCAAATCCGCCTTCTTGATGCTCCACATCATCTGAAATTCAAAGATCTCCTTCCCCTCAACCACCGACTTCTTCTTCCCCCTGGCTTTTGCTGCCTTAACACCAGGGGGTGGGTCGTTCCGTCATCATCTACAACAGCATCATTATCTTTTACAGATTCGCTTGCTGAATGAGAACCATCATCAAACTTCCTCCTTTTGTTGTTGCTTTCATTGCCACACCATTTCTGGTTATTTCGAAACTCCTTCCACGCATTCTCAGGTGTAAACTTCTTCTTATAGTTGTTGTAGAAGATCTCGTGAGCATGTTTCAGAACATCAGTCTCATTTTGGCCGCTTGTCTTCTCTCTTGTTGCAGCTTCGTACGCTCCACTA includes:
- the LOC106298007 gene encoding glutathione S-transferase T3-like, whose protein sequence is MEGSNGYCYVLWKETRGSFIKQRSSIASQVPVFGSSCSEASKDGTEKRIERRERRTWMPSDDVVLIPSWLNTSKDPLVGNEQRSGAFWSRIAAYYTASPKVAPGEEREGSHYKQRWHKINDLVSKFSGAYEAATREKTSGQNETDVLKHAHEIFYNNYKKKFTPENAWKEFRNNQKWCGNESNNKRRKFDDGSHSASESAAKARGKKKSVVEGKEIFEFQMMWSIKKADLDTKERLGKIKLLDSLIAKQGPLGDEEEAHS